A window of the Falco rusticolus isolate bFalRus1 chromosome 1, bFalRus1.pri, whole genome shotgun sequence genome harbors these coding sequences:
- the LIG3 gene encoding DNA ligase 3, producing MPAGSRTLTQAARALGRATGLFSPQTQVTLPRPYLCCVGLPEASPGYWYQPLLQRVSLQSAGRKQGGGAGALPFRLLLNTCLRQACTAAEDMAEQRYCVDYAKRGTAGCKKCKEKIVKGMVRIGKIVPNPFTESGGDMKEWYHVKCIFEKLEKARATTKKIEDITDLEGWEELQDEEKELINKHISEANCKAASTPKKKVIVQAKITATGQITTKDPLALITPSPKKFSGFTAKPKNSEDVSADPSHKSSLSAKKCDPKHKDCLLREFRKLCALVAEKPSYNVKTQIIQDFLKKGSGGDGFHGDVYLTIKLLLPGVIKIVYNLNDKQIVKLFSRIFNCSQEEMIRDLEQGDVSETIRLFFEQSKSCPPAAKSLLTIQEVDEFLIQLSKLTKEDDQQSVLQRITRRCTGNDLKCIIRLIKHDLKMNAGAKHVLDALDPNAYEAFKASRNLQDVVERVLKNQQEAEKMPGVKRTLSVQASLMTPVQPMLAEACKSIEYAMKKCPNGMYAEIKYDGERVQVHKNGDHFSYFSRSLKPVLPHKVAHFKDFIPQAFPGGQSMILDSEVLLIDNKTGKPLPFGTLGVHKKAAFQDANVCLFVFDCIYFNDISLMDRPLCERRKFLHDNMVEIPNRILFSEMKHVTKASDLADMITRVIREGLEGLVLKDMKGNYEPGKRHWLKVKKDYLNEGAMADTADLVVLGAFYGQGSKGGMMSIFLMGCYDPKSEKWCTVTKCSGGHDDATLARLQTELDMVKISKDPSKIPRWLKINKIYYPDFIVPDPKKAPVWEITGAEFSKAEAHTADGISIRFPRCTRIRDDKDWKTATNLQQLKELYQLSKEKADFSVAAAEEDESMAGSSGENEGNSRSSTPHSTIKTPPSKSPAKAQKPEESKAVIGSPQKSEEKRGEKRKASEMDDNGNKTLLDIFTGVKLYLSPSVKDFDRIRRYFIAYDGDLVPEFDTASATHVIGDIDENPDAKRVSPKWIWECIRKRRLVAPC from the exons ATGCCCGCAGGCAGCAGGACACTAACACAAGCAGCCCGCGCACTCGGCAGGGCCACAGGACTTTTCTCCCCCCAAACACAGGTCACCTTGCCAAGACCCTACCTGTGCTGCGTTGGGCTCCCCGAGGCCAGCCCCGGTTACTGGTACCAGCCGCTGTTACAGCGTGTATCTCTCCAGTCCGCAGGCAGAAAACAGgggggtggtgctggggcttTGCCTTTCCGTCTGCTTTTGAACACTTGCCTTCGCCAAGCCTGCACGGCTGCAGAGGacatggcagagcagaggtACTGCGTAGACTATGCCAAGCGTGGCACGGCAGGCTGCAAGAAATGCAAGGAGAAGATCGTGAAGGGAATGGTGCGCATTGGAAAGATTGTGCCCAATCCCTTCACGGAGTCTGGCGGGGACATGAAGGAGTGGTACCATGTGAAGTGCATTTTTGAGAAGCTGGAGAAGGCCCGGGCCACCACCAAGAAAATCGAAGACATCACAGACTTGGAAGGATGGGAAGAGCTACAAGATGAGGAGAAAGAATTAATCAACAAGCACATCTCAG AAGCTAATTGCAAGGCTGCAAGTACACCGAAGAAAAAAGTGATAGTCCAAGCTAAAATCACTGCCACAGGACAAATAACTACAAAAGATCCATTAGCTCTCATCACTCCATCACCAAAGAAGTTCTCTGGCTTCACAG CCAAGCCAAAGAATTCAGAAGATGTCTCTGCAGACCCTTCCCACAAGTCTAGCCTATCTGCAAAAAAATGTGATCCAAAGCACAAAGACTGCTTGCTCCGAGAGTTCAGAAAGCTCTGTGCCCTGGTTGCTGAAAAGCCTAGCTATAATGTGAAGACGCAGATCATCCAAGATTTTCTGAAGAAGGGATCTGGAGGAG atggtttTCATGGTGATGTATACTTGACCATTAAGCTGCTGTTACCAGGAGTCATTAAAATTGTTTACAACTTGAACGATAAGCAGATTGTAAAGCTGTTTAGTAGGATTTTTAACTGCAGCCAAGAAGAAATGATCCGGGACCTGGAACAG GGAGATGTTTCAGAGACCATCCGCCTCTTCTTTGAACAGAGCAAGTCTTGTCCTCCAGCTGCCAAAAGTCTCCTGACCATCCAAGAGGTGGACGAATTCCTAATCCAGCTGTCAAAGCTTACTAAGGAAGATGACCAGCAAAGTGTGCTGCAGCGTATCACGCGCAG GTGTACGGGCAACGACCTGAAATGCATCATCAGGCTAATTAAGCATGACTTGAAAATGAATGCTGGAGCAAAGCATGT GCTAGATGCTTTGGATCCCAATGCTTATGAGGCATTCAAAGCATCACGCAACCTCCAGGATGTGGTAGAGCGAGTCCTGAAGAACCAGCAGGAGGCTGAGAAGATGCCAGGTGTGAAGCGAACCCTCAGTGTGCAGGCCTCTCTGATGACCCCTGTTCAGCCCATGCTG GCTGAAGCCTGCAAGTCAATTGAGTATGCCATGAAGAAGTGCCCAAATGGCATGTATGCAGAGATCAAGTATGATGGCGAGAGGGTGCAGGTCCATAAAAATGGAGATCATTTCAGCTACTTCAGCAGAAGCCTCAAACCTGTCCTCCCACATAAA GTAGCCCATTTTAAGGACTTCATCCCCCAGGCTTTCCCTGGTGGGCAAAGTATGATCCTGGATTCAGAAGTTCTTTTGATTGACAACAAAACTGGCAAACCACTTCCTTTTGGGACTCTTGGTGTGCACAAG aaagctgctttccaggatGCCAACgtttgcttgtttgtgtttGACTGCATCTATTTCAATGACATCAGCCTGATGGACAG GCCTCTGTGTGAACGTCGTAAGTTTCTCCACGACAACATGGTTGAAATCCCCAACCGGATCCTCTTCTCAGAGATGAAGCATGTCACA aaagcttCAGATCTGGCAGATATGATCACCCGAGTCATCCGTGAGGGACTGGAAGGACTGGTGTTGAAAGATATGAAG GGTAATTATGAACCGGGAAAACGACACTGGCTGAAAGTGAAGAAGGACTACCTGAACGAGGGTGCAATGGCTGACACAGCAGacctggtggtgctgggagctTTCTATGGACAAGGCAGTAAAG GGGGAATGATGTCCATCTTCCTTATGGGCTGCTACGATCCGAAGAGCGAGAAGTGGTGCACTGTGACCAAGTGTTCTGGTGGCCATGATGATGCCACCTTGGCCCGTCTGCAAACAGAGCTGGATATGGTGAAGATCAGCAAG GATCCTAGTAAAATTCCAAGATGGCTAAAGATCAACAAAATCTACTACCCAGACTTCATTGTCCCTGATCCAAAG AAAGCCCCAGTGTGGGAGATCACAGGGGCTGAATTCTCTAAAGCCGAAGCCCACACTGCAGATGGGATCTCCATTCGCTTCCCTCGCTGCACCCGCATTCGAGATGACAAAGACTGGAAGACAGCCACCAACCTCCAGCAGCTCAAG GAGCTGTACCAACTCTCCAAAGAGAAGGCTGATTTCAGCGTGGCTGCTGCGGAGGAGGATGAGTCcatggctggcagcagtggAGAGAATGAGGGAAATTCCAGGTCTTCCACACCACACAGCACTATTAAAACTCCCCCAAGCAAGTCACCTGCAAAAGCTCAGAAGCCAGAAG agaGCAAAGCAGTCATTGGATCCCCTCAAAAATCGGAGGAGAAAcgaggggagaagagaaaagcGTCTGAGATGGATGACAATGGAAACAAG ACACTGCTGGACATATTCACTGGTGTGAAGCTTTATCTGTCACCCTCTGTGAAGGACTTTGACAGAATCCGGCGCTACTTCATAGCATACGATGGGGACCTTGTGCCAGAGTTTGACACAGCCTCAGCGACACATGTTATAGGGGACATCGATGAGAATCCTGATGCTAAGCGTGTGTCTCCCAAATGGATCTGGGAATGCATCCGGAAACGGAGACTGGTAGCCCCATGCTAG